Proteins encoded by one window of Bacillus sp. DTU_2020_1000418_1_SI_GHA_SEK_038:
- a CDS encoding DUF1028 domain-containing protein, which produces MTFSIVGFDPKEKEWGIAVQSKFLGVGAVVPFAKAGVGAVATQSYANTSYGPRALELFAEGKTAQEVMDIITEEDPQKGLRQVGIIDAEGNAATFTGKGCYDWAGGVTGPHFAAQGNILVDEKTVQAMADTFQSTEGTLAERLLAALDAGQSAGGDSRGQQSAALLVVKDKGGYGGFNDRYIDLRVDDHPEPIKELIRIYQLQQLYFSPAKAENIVDVEGEVKETVAQELVRLQYLDAKHDDEQLFKALTTYIHTENFEAREQATGKIDLDVLKYMKKQGK; this is translated from the coding sequence GTGACGTTTTCAATTGTCGGTTTTGATCCAAAGGAGAAGGAGTGGGGAATTGCTGTTCAGTCTAAGTTTCTTGGTGTAGGGGCTGTTGTGCCGTTTGCCAAAGCCGGGGTTGGCGCGGTAGCCACTCAATCGTATGCGAATACTTCCTATGGCCCGAGGGCACTTGAATTATTTGCTGAAGGGAAAACAGCACAGGAGGTAATGGACATCATTACGGAAGAGGATCCGCAAAAGGGTTTGCGCCAGGTTGGAATCATTGATGCAGAGGGGAATGCGGCAACCTTTACGGGAAAAGGCTGTTATGACTGGGCTGGGGGAGTCACAGGTCCTCATTTTGCGGCACAGGGAAATATTTTGGTTGATGAAAAAACGGTGCAGGCGATGGCAGACACCTTTCAGAGCACGGAAGGTACATTGGCTGAACGGCTGCTTGCGGCACTTGATGCCGGACAGTCAGCAGGTGGGGATAGCCGGGGCCAGCAATCTGCGGCACTGCTTGTTGTAAAAGATAAGGGAGGCTATGGCGGATTTAATGATCGGTACATTGATCTTCGGGTTGATGATCATCCGGAGCCGATTAAGGAGCTTATCCGCATTTACCAGCTTCAACAGCTTTACTTCTCTCCAGCCAAAGCGGAGAATATTGTGGATGTTGAGGGGGAAGTGAAGGAAACTGTTGCACAGGAATTGGTCCGTTTGCAATATCTGGATGCTAAGCATGATGATGAACAGCTTTTTAAAGCTTTGACCACTTATATTCATACGGAAAACTTTGAAGCCCGGGAGCAGGCTACGGGAAAAATTGATTTGGATGTTTTGAAGTATATGAAGAAGCAAGGAAAATAG
- a CDS encoding gamma-glutamyltransferase family protein has protein sequence MNVDLQFHPYPSQRMTVMAKRGMVATSQPLAAQAGLDMLKKGGNAIDAAVATAAALTVLEPTSNGIGGDAFALVWANGSLYGLDASGPAPRSISIEALKERGYEKIPVHGWMPVTVPGAPSGWAELSKRFGRLSFREVLQPAIDYAESGYPLTPILGKYWEFAYQRFKQVLKGEEFQHWFETFAPSGRAPKIGEMWRSADHTATLRSIGDTYGESFYKGELADKIAAFSKKYNAFLSEEDLAGYKAEWVTPIKVNYRGYDVWEIPPSTQGLIALLGLNIVNGYSFSHRDSVDTIHKQIEAMKLAFTDGKAYITDPKEMRFQISELLSEEYGARRRAEISEQAMMPAPYQPASGGTIYLATADVEGNMVSFIQSNYMGFGSGLVVPGTGIALQNRGYDFSLDPSHHNALKPGKKTFHTIIPGFLTKGNQAVGPFGVMGGFMQPQGHMQIVMNTIDFHLNPQAALDAPRWQWMEDKKVRVEPHFPLSLAQALIRKGHQIEMMVDSGGFGRGQIIWRDLETGVLMGGTESRTDGAIAVW, from the coding sequence ATGAATGTGGATCTTCAGTTTCATCCCTATCCTTCCCAAAGAATGACGGTGATGGCCAAGAGGGGGATGGTGGCGACTTCTCAGCCGCTTGCTGCTCAGGCTGGGCTCGATATGCTCAAAAAAGGCGGAAATGCGATTGATGCCGCGGTTGCCACAGCAGCGGCGTTAACAGTTTTGGAGCCAACCTCGAATGGCATTGGGGGAGATGCTTTTGCACTTGTTTGGGCAAATGGGAGTCTCTACGGTCTAGATGCGAGTGGTCCAGCGCCGCGAAGCATTTCCATTGAAGCACTGAAAGAAAGAGGATATGAAAAAATCCCTGTCCACGGGTGGATGCCGGTTACGGTGCCGGGTGCTCCTTCTGGATGGGCTGAATTATCGAAAAGATTTGGCCGGCTTTCTTTCCGGGAAGTTCTGCAGCCAGCGATTGACTATGCTGAAAGCGGCTATCCTTTGACCCCAATCTTAGGTAAGTACTGGGAGTTTGCCTATCAGAGATTTAAGCAGGTGTTGAAGGGGGAGGAATTTCAGCATTGGTTTGAGACGTTCGCTCCAAGCGGAAGGGCACCAAAGATTGGAGAGATGTGGCGTTCTGCAGATCATACGGCCACATTACGGTCTATTGGCGATACATACGGTGAGAGTTTTTATAAAGGCGAATTAGCTGATAAAATAGCCGCTTTTTCTAAAAAATACAACGCTTTTCTTTCAGAAGAAGATTTAGCAGGGTATAAAGCTGAATGGGTAACACCCATCAAGGTAAATTACCGGGGGTATGATGTGTGGGAAATCCCGCCGAGCACCCAGGGGCTGATTGCATTATTAGGGTTAAATATTGTAAACGGCTATTCTTTTAGTCACAGAGATTCGGTGGACACGATACATAAACAAATTGAGGCGATGAAGCTCGCTTTTACAGATGGAAAAGCTTATATTACTGATCCGAAAGAGATGAGGTTTCAAATTAGTGAGCTGCTGTCTGAGGAGTATGGGGCACGGAGGAGAGCGGAAATAAGCGAGCAGGCGATGATGCCGGCGCCTTATCAGCCAGCAAGTGGTGGAACGATATACCTGGCAACTGCTGATGTTGAGGGCAATATGGTGTCGTTTATCCAGAGCAACTATATGGGGTTTGGATCCGGTTTGGTCGTTCCGGGGACAGGCATTGCTCTGCAAAATCGGGGGTATGATTTCTCGCTCGATCCAAGTCATCATAATGCCTTAAAGCCTGGAAAAAAGACATTTCATACGATTATTCCGGGGTTTCTAACGAAAGGGAATCAAGCTGTTGGTCCTTTTGGCGTCATGGGCGGCTTTATGCAGCCTCAGGGACATATGCAAATTGTCATGAACACGATTGATTTTCACCTTAATCCGCAGGCTGCTCTTGACGCGCCAAGGTGGCAGTGGATGGAGGATAAAAAGGTACGGGTTGAGCCGCATTTTCCGCTATCGCTTGCACAAGCCTTGATAAGAAAAGGGCATCAAATAGAAATGATGGTGGACTCAGGCGGTTTTGGCCGCGGACAAATTATTTGGCGTGATTTAGAGACTGGTGTGCTTATGGGAGGAACCGAGTCTCGGACAGACGGGGCAATTGCGGTTTGGTGA
- the hpf gene encoding ribosome hibernation-promoting factor, HPF/YfiA family, with the protein MNFNIRGENIEVTPAIRDYVEKKIAKLERYFTETPESTVHVNLKTYQDKKSKVEVTIPMPNLVLRAEEVHDDMYAAIDLITDKLERQIRKHKTKVNRKFREKGHAPAMFVTLDDSERTPVDEEQDLEVVRQKSFDLKPMDSEEAILQMNMLGHSFYVFTNAETSLTNVVYKRKDGRYGLIEAQ; encoded by the coding sequence ATGAATTTTAACATTCGTGGTGAAAACATTGAGGTAACTCCAGCAATTCGAGACTATGTCGAGAAGAAAATTGCTAAGCTAGAAAGGTATTTTACTGAAACTCCTGAATCAACTGTACATGTGAATTTGAAAACGTATCAAGATAAAAAGTCTAAAGTAGAAGTTACAATTCCGATGCCGAATCTTGTGCTTCGTGCGGAGGAAGTTCATGATGATATGTATGCAGCGATTGATTTGATCACTGATAAGCTAGAACGTCAAATTCGTAAGCATAAAACAAAGGTTAACCGTAAGTTCCGTGAAAAGGGCCATGCTCCAGCTATGTTCGTGACGCTGGACGATTCTGAAAGAACTCCAGTAGATGAGGAGCAAGATCTAGAAGTGGTCCGTCAAAAGAGCTTCGATTTGAAGCCAATGGATAGCGAGGAAGCGATCCTTCAAATGAATATGCTCGGTCACAGTTTCTATGTGTTTACAAATGCTGAGACCAGTCTAACGAATGTTGTATACAAGCGTAAAGACGGCCGTTATGGCTTGATTGAAGCGCAATAA
- a CDS encoding flagellar protein FliT, producing the protein MGPVHKIIEVTLQLINTLQDEVDRDEKIMKVDHLLEKREGLLKQLESPYSQEEMAAGKQVIELSKQLKELLLKEKLSIQHDIKTFNQKKETSSKYIHSYESISTDGIFYDKRN; encoded by the coding sequence GTGGGGCCCGTTCATAAAATTATTGAGGTTACATTACAATTAATAAATACTCTTCAAGATGAAGTTGACCGTGATGAGAAGATAATGAAAGTAGATCACCTGTTAGAGAAGAGGGAGGGGTTGTTAAAACAATTAGAGTCCCCTTATTCTCAAGAAGAAATGGCAGCTGGAAAGCAAGTAATTGAACTAAGCAAGCAATTAAAGGAGCTGCTTTTAAAAGAAAAGTTATCTATTCAACACGATATAAAAACCTTTAATCAGAAGAAAGAAACATCCTCAAAATATATACATTCATACGAGTCAATTTCGACCGATGGGATATTTTATGATAAAAGAAATTAA
- the fliS gene encoding flagellar export chaperone FliS, with amino-acid sequence MAIQNPYKSYQQNTVNTASPGELTLMLYNGCLKFITLAKKAIIEKNIEEKNTNIIKAEKIIQELMVTLNMGYEVSKNMMSLYDYLYNRLVEANINNDIDILSEVEELVTEFRDTWKEAIQLNRKKQYSDGGRV; translated from the coding sequence TTGGCAATTCAAAATCCCTACAAATCCTATCAGCAGAACACAGTGAATACTGCTTCTCCTGGTGAGCTGACATTAATGCTTTATAATGGTTGTTTAAAATTTATTACACTTGCCAAAAAAGCAATCATAGAAAAAAACATCGAAGAAAAAAACACGAATATCATAAAGGCAGAAAAAATTATCCAAGAGTTAATGGTTACTCTTAATATGGGATACGAAGTGTCCAAAAATATGATGAGTTTATATGATTATTTATACAATAGATTGGTAGAAGCAAATATTAATAATGATATTGATATTTTATCTGAGGTAGAAGAATTAGTAACAGAGTTCCGCGACACATGGAAAGAAGCTATTCAACTAAATCGAAAAAAACAATATTCTGATGGCGGTCGTGTATAG
- the flaG gene encoding flagellar protein FlaG translates to MIDRLSASSFSSQLRTTEIIDKTTNQKNINENIQITDINQPKLTKQKVEEVVQSMNDFIQPAHTSLKFEFHDKLGEYYVTITDDVTKEVIKEIPSKKMLDMYAAMTEFLGLMVDKKV, encoded by the coding sequence ATGATTGACCGTCTTTCGGCAAGTAGCTTTTCCTCGCAGCTTAGAACTACAGAGATAATAGATAAAACTACTAATCAAAAGAATATAAATGAAAATATTCAAATTACTGATATCAATCAACCTAAACTAACGAAACAAAAGGTAGAAGAAGTCGTGCAAAGCATGAATGATTTTATTCAGCCCGCTCACACTTCTTTGAAATTTGAATTCCATGATAAATTAGGTGAATATTACGTCACAATTACTGATGATGTTACAAAAGAAGTGATAAAAGAGATTCCATCTAAAAAAATGCTCGATATGTATGCAGCGATGACCGAATTTCTGGGCTTAATGGTTGATAAGAAAGTTTAA
- the fliD gene encoding flagellar filament capping protein FliD — protein sequence MINNTTIRFSGLASGLDTESMIKQLVNAEKSKLIKLQQSKTINMWKTDSYREINAKLASFRTETENLRLQASFNKKMASVTNTEKIGATVTGNPSSSTYIISEATLATDARAASVSFKLDLAEGAIGEEISFKLNGKAITIGTDDTLSSAITKINGAGAGVTASYFKDGGSLILTSSNKAENSEISITDLTVDGDTVSTANKLGVVNGKVNDSLDDFSPKGISAAKGANAIPASVVINGLTINPTSNSFTYDGIKFDLKSKITSDQPVSMEIKRDTQSTFDNIKNFVEKYNELIAELNSKITEKRYRDFPPLTEEQKSEMKDREIELWEDKAKSGMLNGDRTISKFLTDLRSSLGAAVETGDEGFKFLFNIGITTSKEFRDNGKLEIDETKLKAAIENNLESVIKLFTATSSENGTTITSKLKHDESGIGRRLYERINWGVSELSSKAGSLNSATDVNSLMAKELKNINSGITREEQRLAQVEARYWRQFQAMESALQRANSQSGWLMQQFGGGM from the coding sequence ATGATAAATAATACTACTATAAGATTTTCTGGTCTAGCCTCAGGTTTAGACACTGAAAGTATGATAAAACAGCTAGTTAATGCTGAAAAAAGCAAGTTAATAAAATTACAACAATCTAAAACAATTAATATGTGGAAAACAGATTCTTATCGTGAAATAAATGCTAAGCTTGCCAGTTTTCGTACAGAAACAGAGAATCTAAGACTTCAGGCTTCTTTTAACAAAAAGATGGCATCTGTAACAAATACCGAGAAGATAGGAGCAACAGTAACTGGCAATCCTTCTTCCTCAACTTACATAATTAGTGAAGCTACTTTGGCTACTGACGCTAGAGCTGCATCGGTAAGTTTTAAATTAGATTTAGCAGAGGGAGCAATAGGAGAGGAGATATCTTTTAAACTAAATGGTAAGGCTATTACTATTGGTACGGATGATACGTTATCTTCTGCTATTACTAAAATAAATGGAGCTGGTGCAGGAGTTACGGCATCTTACTTTAAAGATGGGGGTTCATTAATTTTAACAAGCTCTAATAAGGCTGAAAACTCCGAAATCTCGATAACAGATTTAACTGTGGACGGTGATACAGTTTCTACTGCAAATAAGTTGGGGGTCGTTAACGGAAAAGTAAATGACAGTTTAGATGATTTTTCTCCTAAAGGTATATCTGCAGCTAAAGGTGCAAATGCAATTCCTGCATCAGTAGTAATTAACGGTTTGACAATTAATCCTACAAGCAATAGCTTCACATATGATGGTATTAAATTTGATTTAAAATCTAAGATAACATCAGACCAGCCGGTTTCTATGGAAATAAAAAGAGATACACAATCAACATTTGACAATATTAAAAATTTTGTTGAAAAGTATAATGAGCTCATTGCTGAACTGAACTCTAAGATTACAGAAAAACGCTATCGGGACTTTCCGCCTTTAACTGAAGAACAAAAGAGTGAAATGAAGGACCGGGAAATAGAGTTATGGGAAGATAAAGCAAAAAGTGGTATGTTAAATGGGGATAGAACTATTTCCAAATTCCTCACTGATCTTAGATCTAGTTTAGGCGCTGCTGTTGAAACTGGCGATGAAGGATTTAAGTTTCTATTTAATATTGGAATTACAACTAGTAAAGAATTTAGGGATAATGGGAAATTAGAGATAGATGAAACAAAGCTAAAAGCGGCAATTGAAAACAATTTAGAAAGTGTTATAAAGCTATTTACCGCGACTAGTTCTGAAAATGGTACTACAATAACGAGTAAACTGAAGCATGATGAAAGCGGAATTGGACGCAGATTGTACGAAAGAATAAATTGGGGTGTATCTGAACTAAGTTCTAAAGCTGGCTCTCTAAATTCAGCTACTGATGTTAATAGTTTGATGGCTAAAGAGCTGAAAAATATAAACAGTGGTATTACTAGAGAAGAGCAGAGATTAGCTCAAGTGGAAGCCCGCTATTGGAGGCAGTTTCAAGCGATGGAATCCGCTCTTCAAAGAGCTAACTCACAAAGCGGATGGCTAATGCAACAGTTTGGAGGCGGAATGTAA
- the ltrA gene encoding group II intron reverse transcriptase/maturase, with product MHRPQNTSKDGYSQMDRLETEEYAKACSSVYTEVGRQDGIDLIDKIIDDENLLRACEKVKANKGAPGIDGMKVDELFGHVQKYHKYLKRKLKDGTYNPLPVKRVEIPKPDGSKRKLGIPCVRDRMVQQAIYQVIGGIIDPYFSEMSYGFRPNRNQHQAIEQSIKYYEQGYKVVVDCDLKSYFDTINHQKLMEYLKIFIQDNIVLKLIWKFLKSGILENGLTKSTDSGAPQGGVLSPILSNIYLNQLDKELEGRGHKFVRFADDFCIYVKSKRAGQRVMESITYFLEKDLKLTVNSTKSQIGSPTKLKFLGFCIHTTSKGVSCRPHQVAKKRFKTKLKNLTKRNRPGKFEEIAKEINQATVGWINYYGISLMKRFIEDVTKWLNHRLRQIIWKRWKRVKTRYQQLRRLGIKHDEACKVANTRKGYWRISGCGTLHNAIKIKTLIKWGLKDLNHLYQRRYSSY from the coding sequence GTGCATAGACCACAGAATACATCGAAAGATGGCTATTCGCAAATGGATAGGTTGGAAACTGAAGAGTATGCGAAAGCGTGTAGTTCTGTCTATACAGAAGTAGGACGCCAAGATGGTATCGATTTAATTGACAAGATAATTGATGACGAAAATCTACTTAGGGCTTGTGAAAAGGTTAAAGCAAATAAAGGTGCACCCGGAATTGATGGAATGAAAGTAGATGAACTTTTTGGTCATGTGCAAAAATACCACAAATATCTTAAAAGAAAATTGAAGGATGGCACTTATAACCCTTTACCTGTTAAACGAGTTGAAATACCCAAACCGGATGGGTCTAAACGTAAGTTAGGCATACCATGTGTAAGGGACCGTATGGTCCAACAAGCAATCTATCAAGTAATCGGTGGGATAATAGACCCTTATTTCTCGGAAATGAGTTATGGATTCAGACCTAACAGAAATCAACATCAAGCTATTGAACAATCCATCAAATACTACGAACAAGGATATAAAGTGGTTGTAGATTGTGACTTAAAGAGTTACTTCGACACAATAAATCACCAAAAGCTGATGGAATATCTAAAGATATTTATACAAGACAATATAGTCCTAAAGTTAATCTGGAAATTTCTTAAGAGTGGAATCCTTGAAAATGGACTAACGAAATCAACGGACTCTGGTGCTCCTCAAGGTGGCGTTCTTTCGCCAATACTGAGTAATATCTACTTAAATCAACTAGATAAGGAATTAGAGGGACGTGGACACAAATTCGTGCGCTTTGCGGATGACTTCTGCATCTATGTTAAAAGCAAACGAGCCGGACAACGTGTAATGGAAAGTATCACCTACTTCCTTGAAAAGGATTTAAAACTGACAGTTAACAGCACTAAGAGTCAAATAGGAAGTCCAACAAAATTGAAATTTCTAGGTTTCTGTATACACACTACCTCTAAAGGTGTTAGTTGCAGACCGCACCAAGTAGCTAAGAAGAGGTTTAAAACTAAACTAAAGAATCTAACAAAACGGAATCGCCCAGGTAAATTTGAGGAAATAGCCAAGGAAATTAACCAAGCGACAGTTGGTTGGATAAATTACTATGGAATCAGCTTGATGAAAAGGTTTATCGAAGACGTTACAAAATGGTTGAATCATCGATTAAGACAGATTATATGGAAAAGATGGAAGAGGGTTAAAACACGGTATCAGCAACTAAGGAGATTAGGAATCAAACATGATGAGGCTTGTAAAGTAGCCAATACCCGAAAGGGTTATTGGAGGATTTCAGGCTGCGGAACGCTTCATAATGCAATTAAAATAAAGACGCTCATTAAATGGGGTCTAAAAGACCTTAACCACTTATATCAACGTCGATACTCAAGTTATTGA
- a CDS encoding JAB domain-containing protein — MRRYDYGTQLQFPLIDVVKEMKQEPAKRVNIVSLKMVRESSLLYKDRKIKSPEDAYQLLKSFLVDSDCEQLMLLTLDTKNQPTAIHTVSVGTLNSSLVHPREVMKVAILANSASIIVAHNHPSQDPSESREDVEVTRHLAEVGKILGIELIDHLIICEDKFVSLKEKGHI; from the coding sequence GTGAGAAGGTATGATTACGGAACACAGTTACAGTTTCCATTGATTGATGTAGTAAAGGAAATGAAGCAGGAGCCAGCTAAGCGAGTGAACATTGTTAGTCTAAAGATGGTTAGGGAGTCAAGTTTGTTGTACAAGGATCGTAAGATTAAGTCACCAGAGGATGCATACCAGCTGCTAAAGTCATTTCTAGTGGACTCAGATTGTGAACAGCTCATGCTTCTAACATTAGATACGAAGAACCAACCAACTGCCATTCATACGGTTAGTGTAGGAACATTGAATTCAAGTCTCGTACATCCAAGGGAGGTGATGAAAGTTGCCATTCTAGCTAATTCTGCTTCGATCATCGTAGCGCACAATCATCCCAGTCAAGATCCATCTGAATCAAGGGAAGATGTGGAAGTGACAAGGCATTTAGCTGAGGTTGGTAAGATACTAGGCATTGAACTGATTGATCATTTGATCATCTGCGAGGACAAGTTTGTTTCGCTCAAAGAAAAAGGACACATCTAA
- the fliB gene encoding flagellin lysine-N-methylase, translating into MQTLSPKYMEKFQCIGSKCEDTCCTGWRISVDKKTYKKYRNIKDSDFKKNLSKNILRDKKSENEEVYAYMRLDNDIRCTMLSEDLLCNIQLKFGESYLSNTCAIYPRNYNEVDNYIEESGSISCPEMARLVLLNPDKMEFDVKERSEKGFRNRVGKKIKTKKTDVSIEQHFWAIRMFTIKILQSRQYSISERLIILGFFCQEIEILINKNQLDNVDLLEKQFEYLLANKHFEDTLNDIPSNSITILKFLNLISKKLKDASHINTRYYEILKQVVQGFEFNETTIVENFVERFTEINNLYYQPYMLKNEHIMENYLVNYVFKNTFPLSLDKSASLIKNYYMMVVHFLLLKLHLIGLASHFKELNRDIIIKAIQSFSKTIEHNHEYLKQVYDLLEKDNQLRLDYIASILKD; encoded by the coding sequence ATGCAGACTTTAAGTCCTAAGTATATGGAGAAATTTCAATGTATTGGTTCTAAATGTGAAGACACTTGCTGTACTGGTTGGAGAATATCAGTTGATAAAAAAACTTATAAGAAGTATCGAAATATAAAAGATTCAGATTTCAAAAAAAACCTTAGCAAGAATATACTTCGTGATAAAAAAAGTGAGAATGAGGAAGTATATGCATATATGAGATTAGACAATGATATTCGTTGTACCATGTTGTCAGAAGATTTGTTATGTAATATACAGCTAAAATTTGGTGAATCATATCTTTCGAATACATGTGCGATTTATCCGAGAAATTATAATGAGGTTGATAATTATATTGAAGAGTCTGGATCAATTTCTTGTCCTGAAATGGCGCGTCTAGTACTATTAAACCCCGATAAAATGGAGTTTGATGTTAAAGAAAGAAGTGAGAAAGGCTTTAGAAACAGAGTTGGAAAAAAGATAAAAACAAAAAAAACAGATGTCTCAATAGAGCAACATTTTTGGGCTATTCGCATGTTCACAATTAAGATACTTCAAAGTAGACAGTATAGTATATCCGAAAGGTTAATTATATTAGGGTTTTTTTGTCAAGAGATCGAGATTTTAATAAACAAAAATCAGTTAGATAATGTTGACTTATTAGAAAAGCAATTTGAATATTTACTCGCTAATAAACACTTTGAAGATACATTAAATGATATACCTTCAAATTCTATTACTATACTAAAATTTCTAAATTTAATAAGTAAAAAATTAAAAGATGCTAGTCATATCAATACAAGGTATTATGAAATTCTAAAACAAGTTGTACAAGGTTTTGAATTTAATGAAACCACAATTGTGGAAAACTTTGTTGAGAGGTTCACCGAAATTAATAATCTATATTATCAACCCTATATGTTAAAGAATGAACATATAATGGAAAACTATTTGGTAAACTATGTATTTAAGAATACATTCCCGTTATCATTAGATAAATCGGCTTCCCTTATAAAAAATTATTATATGATGGTTGTACATTTTCTATTATTAAAATTACATTTAATAGGGTTAGCTTCACATTTTAAAGAATTAAATAGAGATATAATTATTAAGGCAATACAATCATTTTCTAAAACCATTGAGCATAATCATGAATACTTAAAACAAGTTTACGATTTACTAGAAAAAGATAACCAACTACGTTTAGATTATATAGCAAGTATACTTAAAGATTAA
- the hag gene encoding flagellin Hag: protein MIINHNLNAMNSHRQMGMNINSAGKSMEKLSSGLRINRAGDDAAGLSISEKMRGQIRGLDQASRNSQDAISLIQTAEGALNEQHAILQRMRELVVQGGNGGTLEADDIAAINAEITQLNDELTGISTRTEFNGKKLINGSFDKDFQIGANKTQQLNLKLDKNLSAAGDLATSAVAVDGTKAKHDTDIDAVDTAIKLVSTTRSTLGSYQNRLEHTIKNLDNAAENLQAAESRIRDVDMAKEMMNFTKNNILNQASQAMLAQANQQPQAVLQLLR, encoded by the coding sequence ATGATTATCAATCACAATTTAAATGCAATGAACTCTCACCGTCAGATGGGCATGAACATTAATTCAGCAGGTAAGTCTATGGAGAAATTATCTTCAGGTCTTCGTATCAACCGTGCTGGTGATGATGCTGCTGGTCTATCAATTTCTGAAAAAATGCGTGGACAAATTCGTGGTTTGGATCAAGCATCTCGTAACTCTCAAGATGCAATCTCTCTCATTCAAACAGCTGAGGGAGCACTTAATGAACAACACGCTATTCTTCAACGTATGCGTGAATTAGTAGTACAAGGTGGAAATGGCGGTACACTCGAAGCTGATGATATCGCAGCAATTAATGCTGAAATTACACAGTTGAATGATGAATTAACAGGTATTTCAACGCGTACAGAGTTCAATGGTAAGAAATTAATAAATGGTTCATTTGATAAAGATTTTCAAATTGGAGCTAATAAAACTCAACAATTAAATCTTAAATTAGATAAGAATTTGAGTGCTGCAGGAGACCTTGCTACAAGTGCTGTTGCTGTTGATGGTACAAAAGCTAAACATGACACAGATATTGATGCTGTAGATACAGCTATAAAGTTAGTTTCTACTACTCGTTCAACGCTTGGTTCTTACCAAAACCGTTTAGAACATACAATTAAAAACCTTGATAACGCTGCTGAAAATTTACAAGCTGCAGAATCTCGTATTCGTGATGTTGATATGGCAAAAGAAATGATGAATTTCACTAAAAACAACATTCTTAACCAAGCATCACAGGCTATGCTTGCTCAAGCCAACCAACAACCACAAGCGGTATTACAATTATTACGTTAA
- the csrA gene encoding carbon storage regulator CsrA — protein sequence MLVLTRKSGESIKIGEDIEITIVSSKNDQVKIGINAPKNVEILRTEIYEQILSENKEASQDISLLTILKNK from the coding sequence ATGCTAGTACTTACAAGAAAAAGCGGCGAATCCATAAAAATTGGAGAAGACATAGAAATAACGATCGTTTCTTCTAAAAATGACCAAGTAAAAATAGGCATTAATGCTCCTAAAAATGTAGAAATATTAAGAACCGAAATTTATGAACAAATTCTGTCCGAAAACAAGGAAGCATCACAAGACATCTCTTTACTAACAATATTAAAAAATAAATAA
- the fliW gene encoding flagellar assembly protein FliW codes for MNIDTKYHDVIEISEEEIWHFEKGIPGFLSEKRFVILNLPENDVFSIMQSVTTPNLAFVITNPFQFFQDYQFSIDDLSIKQLEIETDGDVLSYVILTVQEPFDQTTANLQAPLIFNKKNKYAKQLILSDSSYQTKHLLTPAYVSKG; via the coding sequence ATGAACATTGACACAAAATATCATGATGTAATAGAAATCAGTGAAGAGGAAATTTGGCATTTTGAAAAAGGTATTCCTGGATTCTTAAGTGAAAAACGATTTGTTATCTTGAATCTTCCAGAAAACGATGTTTTTTCAATCATGCAATCTGTTACAACACCAAACCTTGCATTCGTCATCACAAATCCATTTCAATTTTTCCAAGACTATCAATTTTCAATTGATGACCTTTCAATTAAGCAATTAGAAATTGAAACAGATGGTGATGTGCTCTCTTATGTCATTCTTACAGTCCAAGAACCGTTCGATCAAACAACGGCCAATCTACAAGCACCTCTTATTTTCAACAAAAAAAACAAGTATGCCAAACAGCTGATCTTAAGCGACAGCAGCTATCAAACAAAGCATTTACTCACTCCAGCATATGTGAGCAAGGGGTGA